In Scatophagus argus isolate fScaArg1 chromosome 5, fScaArg1.pri, whole genome shotgun sequence, a genomic segment contains:
- the slc1a5 gene encoding neutral amino acid transporter B(0) — protein MAEKMDLEQGRASNGEPLANGLTSPKSSSPELLSQRVKRVVMANLLVILTVAGVIIGVFIGLGVRNVALTKTQIIYIGFPGELLIRLLKMIIIPLVVCSLVSGAASIDPKALGKLGGWAMLFFLVTTLIASSIGVVMAFILNPGSVPISKPGLSDQDDVPVAKEVIDSFLDLIRNIFPSNLVSAAFQSYATTYKLIPRNTSDGNTSFSEKVPVGIEQDGMNILGLVVFAIVFGIALRKLGEEGEILIKFFNSFNEATMVLVSWIMWYAPLGIMFLVAGKIVEMEDVGALFASLGKYIACCIIGHAIHGLLVLPAIYFVITRKNPYVFLWGIFTALATAFGTSSSSATLPLMMKCVEENNGVSKHISRFILPIGATVNMDGAALFQCVAAVFIAQLNDTHLNFIQIITILVTATASSVGAAGIPAGGVLTLAIILEAVGLPTSDISLILAVDWLVDRTCTVLNVEGDAFGAGLLQYFVDRTAKREEGAELTDVRLEEGLSVPAPEHSPLIGKRDAAVVSESVM, from the exons ATGGCTGAGAAGATGGACCTGGAACAAGGGAGGGCATCCAACGGCGAGCCGTTGGCGAACGGACTGACCAGCCCGAAGAGCAGCAGCCCAGAGTTGCTTTCACAGCGGGTGAAGAGGGTGGTGATGGCTAACTTGTTGGTGATTCTCACCGTGGCTGGGGTCATCATCGGTGTTTTTATCGGGCTTGGTGTGCGAAACGTGGCGCTCACGAAGACCCAGATCATTTACATCGGTTTTCCCGGCGAACTGCTTATCCGGCTGCTGAAGATGATCATCATTCCTCTGGTGGTATGCAGTCTAGTGTCCGGGGCGGCCAGTATTGACCCTAAAGCCCTGGGAAAACTCGGCGGATGGGCTATGCTCTTCTTCTTAGTCACTACCTTAATCGCGTCGTCCATCGGGGTTGTGATGGCTTTCATCTTAAACCCGGGTTCGGTGCCTATATCCAAACCCGGTCTATCTGACCAAGACGATGTACCTGTCGCCAAAGAAGTGATCGACTCCTTCTTGGATTTGATCAG AAACATCTTTCCTTCCAACCTGGTGTCTGCCGCCTTTCAGTCG TATGCAACCACCTACAAGTTGATTCCCAGGAATACATCAGATGGAAACACTTCTTTCTCAGAGAAG GTGCCTGTTGGAATAGAACAGGACGGCATGAATATTCTTGGTCTGGTAGTGTTTGCCATTGTGTTTGGTATAGCTTTAAGGAAGctgggagaggaaggagagattCTCATCAAGTTCTTCAACTCCTTCAATGAGGCCACCATGGTGCTGGTGTCTTGGATCATGTG GTATGCCCCTCTTGGTATCATGTTCCTTGTAGCTGGCAAGATTGTTGAGATGGAGGATGTTGGCGCACTGTTCGCCAGTCTGGGAAAATATATAGCCTGCTGTATCATTGGACATGCCATCCATGGCCTTCTTGTGCTGCCTGCCATCTACTTCGTTATCACAAGGAAGAATCCATACGTCTTCCTCTGGGGGATATTCACAGCTCTGGCAACAGCCTTCGGAACAAGCTCCAG CTCTGCCACTCTACCCCTGATGATGAAGTGTGTGGAGGAAAATAACGGCGTATCCAAGCACATCAGCCGTTTTATCCTGCCCATTGGAGCGACGGTCAACATGGACGGAGCTGCTCTCTTCCAGTGTgtggcagctgttttcattgcTCAGCTGAACGACACTCACCTTAACTTCATCCAAATCATTACCATCCT TGTGACGGCTACAGCGTCCAGTGTCGGAGCTGCAGGTATACCTGCTGGTGGTGTGTTGACCCTGGCCATCATCCTTGAGGCAGTGGGACTGCCCACCAGTGACATCTCTCTCATCCTGGCTGTTGACTGGCTTGT tgACCGTACCTGCACAGTGCTGAACGTGGAGGGTGATGCCTTTGGAGCTGGCCTCTTGCAGTATTTTGTAGACCGCACGGCCAAACGAGAGGAAGGAGCAGAGCTGACCGATGTCAGGCTGGAGGAAGGCCTATCAGTCCCTGCCCCTGAGCACTCGCCGCTCATTGGAAAACGAGACGCCGCAGTTGTATCCGAGTCCGTCATGTAA